ATCTTCGCCTTTTCCGCTGCTTCCTTGACTCGCTGTAGGGCCATTTTGTCGTTCCTGATATCAATCCCCTGGTCTTTTTTGAACTCCGCGGCCAGATACTCCATCAACCGCTGGTCAAAGTCTTCACCGCCCAGATGCGTATCGCCATTGGTCGCCTTGACCTCAAAAACTCCCTCACCCAGCTCCAGAATGGAGATATCAAAAGTTCCGCCGCCCAGGTCATAGACGGCGATTTTCTCGTCTTTTTTCTTATCCAGACCGTAGGCCAGAGCGGCCGCGGTCGGTTCGTTGATGATCCGCAGGACATTCAGCCCGGCAATCTTGCCCGCGTCTTTGGTGGCTTGCCGCTGGGAGTCATTAAAATAGGCGGGCACGGTAATCACGGCATCGGTTACCTTTTCGCCCAGATAGTCTTCGGCCGTCTGCTTCATCTTGACGAGAATCATGGATGATATCTCGGCGGGGCTATAATTCTTGTCCCTGATTGTGACCTGGGCATCGCTGTTTTTCGCCTCGGTAATCTTGAAGGGGCTGACCTTGATGTCGTACTGCACTTCTTTAGTGCTGAATTTACGTCCGATCAGCCTTTTCACGGCATAGACCGTATTCTCAGAATTGGTCACAGCTTGTCGCTTGGCCACCTGCCCCACCAGACGCTCGCCGCTTTCCGTAAAGGCCACCATGGAAGGAGTCGTCCGGTTCCCTTCCTGATTGGCGATTACCACAGGGTCTCCGCCTTCCATAATAGCGACGCATGAATTTGTTGTTCCCAAATCAATCCCAATAATCTTACCCATATAATAATTCCTCCTTAACCGCTGATAAGTGCTGATTTGACTTTATTTATTATTATTCCCCTGGGCCGGCGCTCTGCCCACCGACACCTTGGCAGCTTTCAACAATCGGCCCTTCAGGAGATAACCCTTTTCAAATTCTTCGACAACCTTGCCGTGTCCCTCAGCTTCACTTTCCACCTGCAACATGGCATCGTGCAGCTCAGGATTGAAATCTGTGGCCACCGAATCTATCGCTTCCACACCGTGCTTGCCGAGGCAACACAACAACTGATCCTTGACTAATTTAAAGCCCTCCTTGAATGCCCCTACATCCGCAGCCTTACCGGCATGTTCCGCAGCCCGGTCGAGGCTGTCAATAATGGGCAAGACATCCCGAATGAGCGTTTCATTGCCGTAGGCTATGGCATCGGCCCTTTCTCTGGCGGCCCGCTTGCGATAGTTTTCCAGCTCCGCCAGAGCCCTCACGTACTTGTCATAATTTTCCGCAGCCTTTTTTTCCGCTTCCTCAAGTCTGGCCAGCAAATTATCGCCCTGCCCTTCACCATCCGGCTCCTTAGCCGCTGGCGCTTCCTGCTCAGTTGTTGTTTCCTTCTTGGTTTTCTTCACCATATTTGTCTATTAAAACTCCTTTTGCCGAAATCACTGCTGCCGTTAGTAAGTTAGAAATCATATTCTGCGTATTTTTGCAGAGTGTGATTTTGTCAACTTACTTATCCCGTTTATCGGGGCTATATAATGTCCGGCTGCTGAAAAAGCTTATAATCAACCATTTCGCAGATCACATGACCGACGGTAATATGCGTTTCCTGTATTCGGGGCGTATTACTTGAGGAGACTTTCAACGAATGATCCACGATCCGGGCAATCGCCCCGCCATCCTTGCCCGTTAAACCGATTGTCACCAGTCCCATCTTCCTGGCTGTCTCCAGGCCTTTAATAACATTGGGGGAGTTGCCGCTGGTGCTGATTCCCCAGGCCACATCGCCCTCCTGACCCAAGGCCCTGATCTGCTTACTGAAAATCTCGGAAAAATCATAATCATTGCCGATGGCCGTAATAATCGAAGTATCGGTACTCAGGGCCATAGCTGACAGCGGCGGTCTTTCAATGAGAAAGCGGTTGACGAATTCGGCTGCCAGATGCTGGGCATCGGCCGCTGATCCGCCATTGCCAAAAATCATTATTTTATTGCCCCTTTTGAGGGCTGCCGTAAGAGCCTCAACTACTGCGACAATCTTCAGCAGGTTCTCGTTGACAAAAACTTCCTTGACCTGACTGCTTTCCTTAAACGACCTGACAATGTGATCTTCCATTTTATTCCTGACAGAGGATATTTCCCACATCCTGATGAATTTTGGCCTAATATATTTACCCGCTCCCCCCATGTCAAGGGAGGCAGGCTTGATAAATTCATGGGAAAAATGGGCAAGGGGGGTGGGGAGAAGTTACAAATCGTTTAAATCCGTATGTTTTTTTCTATCCTGCAGTTCCGCCAGTTTACCTTTGTTCCAGCCCGCTGTGCGGCTGAAATATTGCGTTATCCGGGCGATCCCGGCCAAATCTCTGGCACCGCAAAACGGACAGATTTCTTTGAGTCCGCGGGAGGTTGTGCCGCAATCGTTACACGTGCTGAATTCGGGAGAAAATACGATCTGATCGTTACTTGTTTCCTCGAAAACACGGGCAACAAAAGCGGCCAATTTCTCGGGATCGGGCAAGTAATCGTTCAGCCAAACGTTAGTCATTACGCCCCCCCGGATCAACGGATGGAAAATCCCTTCCTGCTTTGCCCTTTCCAAAGGACTTACGGGCGCTGCAACGGCCAGGTGCGTGGAGTTGGTGTAATAGATTTCTCCCGTCGCCAGATTTCCCTTGACGATATGCCCGGCTTCTGGGGAAAAATATTTCAGATCCAGGCGCGCAAAACGGTAAGCCGTCGTTTCGGCAGGCGTCTGCTCCAGGAGAAACTGCATGCCGTGCTGCCGACCGAGTCTCTCCGCCTCGGCCAGCAGATGGGAAATGATTTTATATCCGCAGGCCAGCGCCTCCGGCTGATGCAACTCCTGGCCCCGGTGAATCTGGACCAGCTCATTGAGTCCCGTCACTCCCGTCAGATAGACGGCGTTCTTCATCCGGAGGTAGGAAAAGCCGTCGTTCTTCATGGTCAGCATGGCGAGCGGCCCTGATTCGCCATAGGAAAGGAGCTTCTCCATAAAATCCCGCTTCTCACAGTGGGCCTGCGCCGCCAGTTCCATGGCCTGGGTTGCCAGGGTCATTAACCGGCCATCATCACGGCCGGCCTTATAACCCAGACGCGGCAGGTTCAGGGTCACATTCTGGATGGCGAAGCTGCGGCGTTCCCAGGCAGCCCGGGCCGCTTCCGGGCAATTTTCCTCTGCGGCGCTGTTGATGGAACCGCAGGAATTTCTTATCCAGTTCCCGCGGTCAAAGACGAAACAGGTATTCCCCTTCTCGCCGGCCACGGCACAGATATGGTTGAGGAATTCACTGTGTCCCGGCGACTCGAAAAATGTCTTTCCGATGTGGACCAGCGGCCGGGGGAAGATAAACGGGCGCCCCTTGGCATCTCCCTCCTTGAATACCTCGAAAATTGCCCAGGCAAACCGCCGGGCATCAGCCAAATAGTCGCCATAAGTCTTGCCGGCCATTTCACCTTGCGGGCCGATGACCGGGCTGCCTTCCAGATGCCGGGGCAAATCCCAGTAAAGATGGATGTCCGTAAACATGGACTGCCCCCCCCGGGCCGACGTCAGTTGGGAAAACTCATAAATGAGCATCTGCGCGAACTGTCTGACCTCTTTATCATTCATGGCGGCCAGATAGGGGGCAAAAGAAAAGTTTATGGCGTCCCAGGCAATCACGCCGGCAAAATGACCCTGCAGCGTGGCGCTGAATCTTACCATGTGGGCCAGCAGGACTTCCGCATGTTTGGCCGGCTTGGCCACCGTCAGGGCATGGGGGAGATCAAGCCCGAATCTTTTTAAATATTCCAGCGACTGGCAGGCACTGTAGGGCCGATCAACGTATCCCAAACCATGAATATGAATATCTCCCGTAATATGGGCCTTGGCCACGTCAGCGGAAAAAACATCCAGCAACGCATATTCTCTTTTGATGCCCTCGGCCAGAATAAGGTTTGTACCCTCCGGGCTGTGGGGCAGGTTGGCGTTTTCCTTGTTCTCCAGCAAAATGAGCTGGCTGACATCATAGAGGGGGAAACCGATGCGGGCATGCCTGTTGCCGGCACGCTCCAAACCACGCTCGATGAGCCTGGCGCCCACCAGTTCCCTGATCAGGGACGACGTCAGCAGGTTGATGCCCGATGATAATAGCTGTTTTTCCACTTCCCGGCTGATCTCTTCGGCCGTGATCACATCAATATCGGTCTCGCGGAGCAGGGCATCAACAACCCGCTGACGATTCCAGCGGGAGACGTCTTCTGCGGACGTGCGCACAAAGAGGGTCAAGTCCGTAGTCTCAGGCGGCATGATTATCTTCCTGTCATCAGATGTTGGTCTTGTCGCCCTCGCCAAAGGTACTGAGAGTTTTTTCCGCGGCGACGGTAAGCTCTTCATCATAAT
The DNA window shown above is from Deltaproteobacteria bacterium and carries:
- a CDS encoding nucleotide exchange factor GrpE, which encodes MVKKTKKETTTEQEAPAAKEPDGEGQGDNLLARLEEAEKKAAENYDKYVRALAELENYRKRAARERADAIAYGNETLIRDVLPIIDSLDRAAEHAGKAADVGAFKEGFKLVKDQLLCCLGKHGVEAIDSVATDFNPELHDAMLQVESEAEGHGKVVEEFEKGYLLKGRLLKAAKVSVGRAPAQGNNNK
- a CDS encoding D-sedoheptulose 7-phosphate isomerase → MEDHIVRSFKESSQVKEVFVNENLLKIVAVVEALTAALKRGNKIMIFGNGGSAADAQHLAAEFVNRFLIERPPLSAMALSTDTSIITAIGNDYDFSEIFSKQIRALGQEGDVAWGISTSGNSPNVIKGLETARKMGLVTIGLTGKDGGAIARIVDHSLKVSSSNTPRIQETHITVGHVICEMVDYKLFQQPDII
- the nrdD gene encoding anaerobic ribonucleoside-triphosphate reductase codes for the protein MPPETTDLTLFVRTSAEDVSRWNRQRVVDALLRETDIDVITAEEISREVEKQLLSSGINLLTSSLIRELVGARLIERGLERAGNRHARIGFPLYDVSQLILLENKENANLPHSPEGTNLILAEGIKREYALLDVFSADVAKAHITGDIHIHGLGYVDRPYSACQSLEYLKRFGLDLPHALTVAKPAKHAEVLLAHMVRFSATLQGHFAGVIAWDAINFSFAPYLAAMNDKEVRQFAQMLIYEFSQLTSARGGQSMFTDIHLYWDLPRHLEGSPVIGPQGEMAGKTYGDYLADARRFAWAIFEVFKEGDAKGRPFIFPRPLVHIGKTFFESPGHSEFLNHICAVAGEKGNTCFVFDRGNWIRNSCGSINSAAEENCPEAARAAWERRSFAIQNVTLNLPRLGYKAGRDDGRLMTLATQAMELAAQAHCEKRDFMEKLLSYGESGPLAMLTMKNDGFSYLRMKNAVYLTGVTGLNELVQIHRGQELHQPEALACGYKIISHLLAEAERLGRQHGMQFLLEQTPAETTAYRFARLDLKYFSPEAGHIVKGNLATGEIYYTNSTHLAVAAPVSPLERAKQEGIFHPLIRGGVMTNVWLNDYLPDPEKLAAFVARVFEETSNDQIVFSPEFSTCNDCGTTSRGLKEICPFCGARDLAGIARITQYFSRTAGWNKGKLAELQDRKKHTDLNDL